One Mesorhizobium loti genomic window carries:
- a CDS encoding trehalose utilization protein has translation MPIKAVVWGENVHEQTNAAVRDLYPLTMHGTIAAALNQDKGIEATTATLQEPEHGLSEKRLAATDVLLWWGHAAHGEVKDEIVERVQKRVWEGMGLIVLHSGHYSKIFKRLMGTPCSLKWREAGERERVWAINRSHPIAQGIGECLEIGETEMYGEPFAVPEPLETVFVSWYEGGEVFRSGLTYQRGAGRIFYFSPGHETYPIYHNEGVQQVLRNAVHWAHNPAPAWSSIINAPNVPTDKAKEKIVQKGLRLHADGDKGLS, from the coding sequence ATGCCGATAAAAGCTGTTGTCTGGGGCGAGAATGTCCATGAGCAGACCAATGCCGCCGTGCGCGACCTCTATCCACTGACCATGCATGGCACGATTGCCGCGGCGCTCAACCAGGACAAGGGCATCGAGGCGACCACCGCCACCTTGCAGGAGCCAGAGCACGGCCTGAGCGAGAAGCGCCTGGCCGCCACCGACGTGCTTTTGTGGTGGGGACACGCCGCGCATGGCGAGGTCAAGGACGAGATCGTCGAGCGCGTGCAGAAGCGGGTCTGGGAAGGCATGGGGCTGATCGTGCTGCATTCCGGCCACTACTCGAAGATCTTCAAGCGGCTGATGGGCACGCCCTGTTCGCTGAAATGGCGCGAGGCAGGCGAGCGCGAGCGCGTCTGGGCGATCAACCGCAGCCACCCGATCGCGCAAGGCATCGGCGAATGCCTGGAGATCGGCGAGACGGAGATGTATGGCGAGCCGTTCGCGGTGCCGGAGCCGCTGGAGACGGTGTTCGTCTCCTGGTACGAGGGCGGCGAGGTGTTCCGTTCCGGGCTGACCTACCAGCGCGGCGCGGGCCGCATCTTCTATTTCTCACCCGGCCACGAGACCTATCCGATTTATCACAATGAGGGCGTGCAGCAGGTGCTACGCAACGCCGTGCACTGGGCGCACAATCCGGCACCCGCATGGTCCAGCATCATCAATGCGCCGAACGTGCCGACGGACAAAGCCAAGGAGAAGATCGTGCAGAAGGGCCTGCGCCTGCATGCCGACGGCGACAAGGGTTTGAGTTAA
- a CDS encoding sarcosine oxidase, gamma subunit family, heterotetrameric form, with amino-acid sequence MAKAAAKKTAAAASPSVDRRPALAGRSTTATGVKVEVLPPAERISLRAPEASVAALSKALGLTLPKKPKTSASKGGRTALWLGPDEWLVIDEAGNDPLADCAGVAALHSAVGISHRNIAISVAGLAAEAAINSGCPQDLALEAFPVGAASRTILGKAEIVLLRTADDAFRIECWRSFSDYVFTFLSEGARDAAG; translated from the coding sequence ATGGCTAAGGCTGCTGCAAAGAAAACGGCTGCGGCCGCATCGCCTTCGGTCGACCGCCGTCCGGCATTGGCTGGACGCAGTACGACGGCGACCGGCGTGAAGGTTGAAGTGCTGCCGCCGGCCGAGCGCATCTCGCTGCGCGCGCCGGAAGCCTCGGTCGCGGCGCTGTCGAAGGCGCTTGGCCTGACCTTGCCGAAGAAGCCGAAGACTTCCGCGTCGAAAGGTGGGCGCACCGCCCTGTGGCTCGGGCCCGACGAATGGCTTGTCATCGACGAGGCCGGCAACGATCCGCTCGCCGACTGCGCAGGGGTTGCCGCGCTGCATTCGGCGGTTGGCATTTCACACCGCAACATCGCGATCTCGGTCGCTGGTCTGGCGGCCGAAGCCGCGATCAATTCGGGCTGCCCGCAGGACCTGGCGCTCGAAGCCTTCCCGGTGGGCGCGGCTTCGCGCACCATCCTCGGCAAGGCCGAGATCGTGTTGTTGCGCACGGCGGACGACGCCTTCCGGATCGAGTGCTGGCGTTCGTTCTCGGACTATGTCTTTACTTTCCTGTCCGAGGGAGCCCGCGACGCGGCTGGCTGA
- a CDS encoding sarcosine oxidase subunit alpha: protein MSGAFRIPRAGRLSQAKTARFSFDGQSYTGIEGDTLASALLANGVHLVGRSFKYHRPRGFLSAGAEEPNALVQIVRDDARKTPNVRATVQELYDGLAANSQNRWPSLSFDVGAVNDIASPMFSAGFYYKTFMWPKAAWKSLYEPKIREAAGLGVSPDKPDPDHYSSRYAHCDVLVLGGGAAGLAAALAAAETGVRVILADEQAEFGGSLRFETGAKIDGQDGFVWAQAAIARLSAMGNVRVLSRTTAFGYYAQNFVGLVERVSDHLKAPGHDLPRERLWQIRAKRVVLASGAIERHMVFANNDRPGIMLAGAARTFLNHYGVAVGRNVGVYTANDSAYAAAIDLKKAGVNIAAIVDLRDNPTGPVIDEARALGIEVNFGRAVIRAGGKLRVSSMTVQPKNGGGERTIAVDAILMSAGWTPSVHLFSQSRGKVAFNDETKRFVPGIYAQDCVSVGACNGTDGLSATVDEAYAAGAKAAKDAGAKTAKGVKPKVDASESWSRGMLGAAPGAGPDTTVKAFVDFQNDVTAKDIRQAVHEGMRSIEHVKRFTTNGMATDQGKTSNMHGLAIAAETLGKPIPEVGLTTFRAPYTPVTFGAIVSHARGPLFDPTRKTATHPWAEAQGAVFEDVGQWKRAWYFPKAGEDMHAAVDRECVAVRTTAGLFDASTLGKIEVVGPDAAKFMELLYTNPWEKLEPGRCRYGIMLREDGFIYDDGVVGRLAPDRFHVTTTTGGAPRVMNHMEDYLQTEFPHLNVWLTSITEQWAVIAVQGPKSRDIIAPLVEGIDMSDEALPHMSVREGKICGVPTRLFRMSFTGERGFEVNVPADYGQAVWEALWAEGQKHGATAYGTESMHVLRAEKGYIIVGQDTDGTVTPNDAGLDWAVGKKKTDFVGIRGMARPDLVAKGRKQLVGLKTKDPKVVLEEGAQIVADPKQPIPMKMIGHVTSSYWSQNCGRSIALALVAGGRDRMGDTLYVPMPNGVIEVEVTGMVFFDETGGRLNG, encoded by the coding sequence ATGAGCGGCGCGTTCCGCATCCCGAGAGCCGGTCGCCTCAGCCAGGCCAAGACCGCGCGGTTCAGTTTCGACGGCCAGTCCTATACCGGCATCGAGGGCGACACGCTGGCCTCCGCGCTGCTGGCCAATGGCGTGCATCTGGTCGGCCGCTCGTTCAAGTACCACCGTCCGCGCGGCTTCCTGTCGGCCGGCGCGGAAGAGCCCAATGCGCTGGTGCAGATCGTGCGGGACGATGCGCGCAAGACGCCGAATGTGCGCGCCACCGTGCAGGAACTCTATGACGGGCTCGCCGCCAATTCGCAGAACCGCTGGCCGTCGCTGTCCTTCGATGTCGGCGCGGTCAACGATATTGCGTCGCCGATGTTTTCGGCGGGCTTCTACTACAAGACCTTCATGTGGCCTAAGGCGGCCTGGAAGAGCCTGTACGAACCCAAGATCCGCGAAGCCGCTGGCCTTGGCGTTTCGCCTGACAAGCCCGATCCCGACCACTATTCCTCGCGCTACGCGCATTGCGACGTGCTGGTGCTGGGCGGCGGCGCGGCCGGCCTCGCGGCGGCCTTGGCGGCGGCCGAGACCGGCGTGCGCGTCATCCTCGCCGACGAGCAGGCCGAGTTCGGCGGCAGCCTGCGGTTCGAGACGGGGGCAAAGATCGACGGCCAGGACGGTTTCGTCTGGGCCCAAGCGGCGATCGCCAGGTTGAGCGCGATGGGCAATGTCCGGGTGCTCTCGCGCACCACGGCCTTCGGCTACTACGCGCAGAATTTCGTCGGGCTGGTCGAGCGTGTCAGCGATCATTTGAAGGCTCCCGGTCATGATTTGCCGCGCGAGCGGCTGTGGCAGATCAGGGCCAAGCGCGTCGTGCTGGCATCAGGCGCCATAGAGCGCCACATGGTGTTCGCCAACAATGACCGCCCGGGCATCATGCTGGCGGGCGCGGCGCGCACCTTCCTCAACCATTATGGCGTGGCGGTCGGCCGGAATGTCGGCGTCTACACCGCCAATGACTCGGCCTATGCGGCCGCGATCGATCTGAAGAAGGCTGGCGTCAACATCGCGGCGATCGTCGATCTGCGCGACAATCCGACCGGTCCAGTGATCGACGAGGCGCGGGCGCTCGGCATCGAGGTCAATTTCGGCCGCGCGGTGATCCGCGCCGGCGGCAAATTGCGGGTGTCCTCGATGACCGTGCAGCCGAAGAATGGCGGAGGCGAGCGTACCATCGCGGTCGATGCGATCCTGATGTCGGCCGGCTGGACGCCGTCGGTGCACCTGTTCTCGCAGTCGCGCGGCAAGGTCGCCTTCAATGACGAGACCAAGCGCTTCGTGCCGGGCATCTATGCGCAGGACTGCGTCTCGGTCGGCGCCTGCAACGGCACGGACGGCTTGTCGGCCACGGTGGACGAGGCCTATGCGGCTGGCGCCAAGGCGGCCAAGGATGCCGGCGCGAAAACCGCCAAGGGTGTGAAGCCGAAGGTAGACGCCTCGGAAAGCTGGTCGCGCGGCATGCTGGGCGCCGCGCCCGGCGCCGGGCCGGACACGACGGTGAAGGCTTTCGTCGACTTCCAGAACGACGTCACCGCCAAGGACATCCGTCAGGCGGTGCATGAAGGGATGCGCTCGATCGAGCACGTCAAGCGCTTCACCACCAACGGCATGGCGACCGACCAGGGCAAGACGTCCAACATGCACGGTCTGGCGATCGCGGCGGAGACGCTGGGCAAGCCGATCCCCGAGGTTGGCCTGACCACATTCCGCGCGCCCTACACGCCGGTCACCTTCGGCGCGATCGTCAGCCATGCGCGCGGGCCGCTGTTCGATCCGACGCGCAAGACGGCGACGCATCCGTGGGCCGAGGCGCAAGGTGCTGTCTTCGAGGATGTCGGCCAGTGGAAGCGCGCCTGGTACTTTCCGAAAGCCGGCGAGGACATGCATGCGGCGGTCGACCGCGAATGCGTCGCGGTCCGCACGACGGCTGGCCTGTTCGATGCCTCGACGCTCGGCAAGATCGAAGTGGTCGGGCCGGATGCGGCCAAGTTCATGGAACTGCTCTACACCAATCCGTGGGAGAAGCTGGAGCCCGGGCGCTGCCGCTATGGCATCATGCTGCGCGAGGACGGCTTCATCTATGATGACGGCGTCGTCGGCAGGCTGGCGCCGGACCGCTTCCATGTGACGACGACGACCGGCGGCGCGCCGCGTGTCATGAATCACATGGAGGATTACCTCCAGACTGAGTTCCCGCATCTCAATGTCTGGCTGACCTCGATCACCGAGCAGTGGGCGGTCATCGCCGTGCAGGGGCCGAAATCGCGCGACATCATCGCGCCGCTGGTCGAAGGCATCGACATGTCGGATGAGGCGCTGCCGCATATGTCGGTGCGCGAAGGCAAGATCTGTGGCGTGCCGACAAGGCTGTTCCGCATGTCGTTCACCGGCGAGCGCGGCTTCGAAGTCAATGTTCCGGCAGACTATGGACAGGCCGTCTGGGAAGCGCTGTGGGCCGAGGGCCAGAAGCACGGTGCAACCGCCTACGGTACGGAGTCCATGCACGTGCTGCGCGCCGAAAAGGGCTACATCATCGTCGGCCAGGACACGGACGGCACGGTGACGCCGAACGATGCCGGTCTCGACTGGGCGGTCGGCAAGAAGAAGACCGACTTCGTCGGCATCCGCGGCATGGCGCGGCCGGATCTGGTCGCCAAGGGCCGCAAGCAGCTCGTCGGCCTCAAGACCAAGGACCCTAAGGTGGTGCTGGAGGAGGGCGCGCAGATCGTCGCGGACCCCAAGCAGCCAATCCCGATGAAGATGATAGGCCACGTTACGTCCAGCTACTGGTCGCAGAATTGCGGCCGCTCGATTGCACTGGCGCTGGTCGCCGGCGGCCGCGACCGGATGGGCGACACGCTCTACGTGCCGATGCCGAACGGGGTGATCGAAGTGGAGGTTACCGGCATGGTGTTCTTCGACGAGACGGGAGGCCGCCTCAATGGCTAA
- a CDS encoding sarcosine oxidase delta subunit, whose product MLLIRCPYCEEERPELEFRNAGEAHIARSANIAGESDDDFEKFFFIRSNPKGIIYERWRHMHGCARFFNAVRDTVTDKFVMTYKAGEPKPAKLPGVAK is encoded by the coding sequence ATGCTTCTCATCCGCTGCCCCTATTGCGAGGAAGAGCGCCCGGAACTCGAATTCCGCAACGCCGGCGAGGCGCATATTGCGCGCTCGGCCAACATTGCGGGCGAGAGCGACGACGACTTCGAGAAGTTCTTCTTCATCCGCTCGAACCCCAAGGGCATCATCTATGAGCGCTGGCGGCACATGCATGGCTGCGCGCGCTTCTTCAACGCGGTGCGCGACACCGTCACCGACAAGTTCGTCATGACCTACAAGGCCGGCGAACCCAAACCCGCCAAGCTGCCGGGAGTTGCCAAATGA
- a CDS encoding sarcosine oxidase beta subunit, which produces MKKYSVFAIAREAMRGHKGWEEQWSSPEPKKEYDVIIVGAGGHGLATAYYLATVHGITNVAVLEKGWLGGGNTGRNTTIIRSNYLYDESAGIYDHALKLWDGLSQELNYNVMYSARGVMMLAHNVHDIQVLKRHVHANRLNGIDNEWLSPEQAKEFCPPLNISKDARYPVVGAALQRRGGTARHDAVAWGYARGASARGVHIIQNCEVTGVKRAPNGAVMGVDTTRGFIGAKKVGVVAAGHSSVIMNMAGVRMPLESYPLQALVSEPIKPVVPCVVMSNTVHAYISQSDKGELVIGAGTDQYVSYSQTGGLHILQHTLDAICEMFPIFTRMKMLRSWGGIVDVTPDRSPILAKTPVPGLYVNCGWGTGGFKATPGSGHVFAHTIARDDPHPINAPFTIERFRTGRLIDEAAAAAVAH; this is translated from the coding sequence TTGAAAAAATATTCGGTATTCGCCATCGCCCGCGAGGCCATGCGCGGCCACAAGGGCTGGGAGGAACAATGGTCCTCGCCAGAGCCCAAGAAGGAATACGACGTCATCATCGTCGGTGCCGGCGGCCATGGGCTGGCCACGGCCTATTATCTCGCCACGGTGCACGGCATCACCAATGTCGCGGTTCTGGAAAAGGGCTGGCTCGGCGGCGGCAACACTGGCCGCAACACCACCATCATCCGCTCCAACTATCTCTATGACGAGAGCGCCGGCATTTACGACCATGCGCTGAAGCTGTGGGACGGGCTTTCCCAGGAGCTCAATTACAACGTCATGTATTCGGCGCGTGGCGTCATGATGCTCGCGCACAATGTGCACGACATCCAGGTGCTGAAGCGCCATGTCCATGCCAACCGGCTGAACGGCATCGACAATGAATGGCTGTCGCCGGAGCAGGCCAAGGAATTCTGCCCGCCGCTGAATATCTCCAAAGACGCACGCTACCCGGTTGTCGGTGCGGCCTTGCAGCGGCGCGGCGGCACGGCGCGCCATGACGCGGTCGCGTGGGGCTATGCGCGCGGCGCTTCGGCGCGCGGCGTCCACATCATCCAGAATTGCGAGGTCACCGGCGTCAAGCGCGCCCCGAACGGCGCGGTCATGGGCGTCGACACGACGCGCGGCTTCATCGGCGCCAAGAAGGTCGGCGTTGTCGCCGCCGGCCATTCCTCGGTCATCATGAACATGGCCGGCGTGCGCATGCCGCTGGAAAGCTATCCGCTGCAGGCGCTGGTGTCGGAGCCGATCAAGCCGGTGGTGCCTTGCGTGGTGATGTCCAACACCGTGCACGCCTATATCTCGCAGTCCGACAAGGGCGAGCTGGTGATCGGCGCCGGCACCGACCAGTATGTCTCCTATTCGCAGACCGGCGGCCTGCATATATTGCAACATACGCTCGACGCCATCTGCGAGATGTTCCCGATCTTCACGCGCATGAAGATGCTGCGCTCCTGGGGCGGCATCGTCGACGTGACGCCCGACCGCTCGCCGATCCTGGCCAAGACGCCGGTGCCCGGCCTCTATGTCAATTGCGGCTGGGGCACGGGCGGCTTCAAGGCGACGCCCGGTTCGGGCCATGTCTTTGCCCACACCATCGCCAGGGACGATCCGCATCCGATCAACGCGCCTTTCACCATCGAGCGCTTCCGCACCGGCCGGCTCATTGACGAGGCGGCGGCGGCGGCGGTGGCGCACTGA
- a CDS encoding short chain dehydrogenase, producing the protein MLALANKIAIVTGASSGIGRATAKLFAEEGARIVVSARRQAELDTLVAEISDAQGTAIALAGDVRDEAYAKALVDLAVESFGGLDIAFNNAGAVGLMAPLPDMLPAAWHETMDINLTSAFLGAKYQIPTMLERGGGSLIFTSSFVGYTAGMPGMAAYAAAKAGLIGLTQVLAAEYGPQGLRVNALLPGGTDTPGATTTTPEARAFVEGIHALKRMAQPEEIARSALYLASDASSFTTGTALFADGGVSINRT; encoded by the coding sequence ATGCTCGCACTCGCCAACAAGATCGCTATCGTCACCGGCGCCAGTTCCGGCATCGGCCGCGCCACCGCAAAACTCTTCGCCGAGGAAGGTGCCAGGATCGTCGTCTCCGCCCGCCGGCAGGCCGAGCTCGATACGCTTGTCGCCGAAATATCGGACGCGCAGGGCACGGCCATCGCGCTTGCCGGTGATGTCAGGGACGAAGCCTATGCAAAGGCCCTTGTCGATCTCGCGGTCGAAAGCTTCGGCGGCCTCGACATCGCCTTCAACAATGCCGGCGCCGTCGGCTTGATGGCACCTTTGCCCGACATGCTGCCGGCGGCGTGGCACGAGACGATGGACATCAACCTGACCAGTGCCTTTCTCGGCGCGAAATACCAGATACCGACCATGCTGGAGCGCGGTGGCGGCTCGCTGATCTTCACGTCGAGCTTTGTCGGCTACACCGCCGGCATGCCGGGCATGGCCGCCTATGCCGCCGCCAAGGCCGGCCTGATCGGCCTGACACAGGTTCTGGCCGCCGAATACGGGCCGCAAGGCCTGCGCGTCAACGCATTGCTGCCGGGCGGCACCGACACGCCGGGCGCGACAACGACAACGCCCGAGGCCCGTGCCTTTGTCGAAGGCATCCATGCCTTGAAGCGCATGGCGCAGCCGGAGGAGATCGCCCGCTCGGCGCTTTACCTTGCCTCGGACGCCTCGAGTTTCACCACGGGAACCGCGCTGTTTGCCGATGGCGGCGTCTCGATCAACCGGACGTGA
- a CDS encoding nuclear protein SET, producing MLFPRDLAIPFPVETGPETMMLIRTYVAASTIEGVGMFAAEPIRQGASIWRLDPDFDRLIPMDKYEAAPQPLKELLDRYAYPSPDRPGFMVYEVDNGRFMNHSATPNTDFSQYGGATATRDIAAGEEITCDYGEFFEDFERLHLATA from the coding sequence TTGCTTTTTCCGCGCGATTTGGCGATTCCGTTTCCTGTCGAAACGGGTCCCGAAACCATGATGCTGATCCGAACCTATGTGGCCGCGAGCACAATCGAGGGCGTCGGCATGTTCGCCGCCGAGCCGATCCGGCAAGGCGCCTCGATCTGGCGGCTTGACCCGGATTTCGACCGGCTGATCCCGATGGACAAATATGAGGCCGCGCCCCAGCCTCTGAAGGAATTGCTCGATCGCTACGCCTATCCGAGCCCGGATCGGCCGGGTTTCATGGTCTATGAAGTCGACAATGGCCGCTTCATGAACCATTCGGCGACGCCGAACACCGACTTTTCGCAATATGGCGGCGCGACCGCGACCCGCGACATTGCCGCGGGCGAGGAGATCACCTGCGACTACGGCGAATTCTTCGAGGATTTCGAACGGCTGCACCTGGCCACGGCGTAG
- a CDS encoding 30S ribosomal protein S21, whose product MQVLVRDNNVDQALRALKKKMQREGIFREMKMRGHYEKPSEKRAREKAEAVRRARKLARKRAQREGLLPMTPRPVAAAGAAGAARPPR is encoded by the coding sequence GTGCAGGTACTCGTCCGCGACAATAACGTTGATCAGGCGCTTCGCGCGCTCAAGAAGAAGATGCAGCGCGAAGGCATTTTCCGCGAAATGAAGATGCGCGGTCATTACGAGAAGCCTTCCGAGAAGCGCGCCCGTGAAAAGGCCGAGGCCGTGCGCCGCGCCCGCAAGCTGGCCCGCAAGCGCGCCCAGCGCGAAGGCTTGCTGCCGATGACGCCGCGTCCGGTGGCTGCTGCTGGTGCCGCTGGCGCAGCGCGTCCGCCGCGCTGA
- a CDS encoding TPR repeat-containing protein, with the protein MNATSVERGTALRGFALTAALLSGLALAGCQTSGPTGEFNNIDKAQGSSENISSLSAVIQRNPQDPEGYNVRGSAYGRGGQYQAALKDFNQAIQLNPNFYQAYSNRALIQRFLGNQAAALDDYNKSIQINGNYDAAYIGRGNLYRKAGRTQDAFNDFQKAIQLDTTDARAYHNRGLIYQSQGQHKFAIEDFSTAISLAPDAAEPYNGRGLSYLATGDEDNAFSDFNMAIKLDGKNAEAWANQALIYERRGDKAKAAKSYKEAVRLNPSYQPAKDGLSRVGGSAS; encoded by the coding sequence ATGAACGCAACAAGCGTGGAGCGCGGGACCGCATTGCGTGGTTTCGCCCTGACAGCCGCCCTGCTTTCCGGATTGGCGCTTGCCGGCTGCCAGACATCGGGCCCGACCGGCGAGTTCAACAACATCGACAAGGCGCAAGGGTCGAGCGAGAACATCTCCTCGCTGTCGGCGGTCATCCAGCGCAATCCCCAGGATCCCGAAGGCTACAATGTGCGCGGCTCGGCCTATGGCCGCGGCGGCCAGTATCAGGCGGCGCTCAAGGACTTCAACCAGGCCATCCAGCTCAATCCGAATTTCTACCAGGCCTATTCGAACCGGGCGCTGATCCAGCGCTTCCTCGGCAATCAGGCGGCCGCGCTCGACGACTACAACAAGTCGATCCAGATCAACGGCAATTATGACGCCGCCTATATTGGCCGCGGCAATCTCTACCGCAAGGCGGGCCGCACGCAGGACGCCTTCAACGATTTCCAGAAGGCGATCCAGCTCGACACGACGGACGCCCGCGCCTACCACAATCGCGGCCTGATCTATCAGAGCCAGGGCCAGCACAAATTCGCCATCGAGGATTTTTCGACCGCCATCTCGCTGGCGCCGGATGCCGCCGAGCCCTACAACGGCCGTGGCCTCTCCTATCTGGCGACGGGCGACGAGGACAACGCTTTCTCCGATTTCAACATGGCCATCAAGCTCGACGGCAAGAACGCCGAGGCCTGGGCCAACCAGGCGCTGATCTACGAGCGGCGCGGCGACAAGGCGAAGGCGGCGAAGTCCTACAAGGAAGCCGTCCGCCTCAACCCGAGCTACCAGCCGGCCAAGGACGGCTTGTCGCGCGTCGGTGGCAGCGCCAGCTGA
- a CDS encoding arabinose efflux permease family protein gives MTEISTNRVDWRALWASGDLARFCFISLGILLHATNETMVATVMPAMVGELAGVQLVGWSLAIYELGAIVAGAAAGRLVSYVALRTNMVVAALLYAAGALICATSPSMQLFLAGRLIEGLGGGALVSLAFVSVERLFSRAIWPQLFGIMSAIWGVAAFSGPLLGAIMTEFLSWRWAFGVFTLGGTTMALASFLVLNTPEAKKPITSAGKVPPFPFAALACLAVAVVLIASAGVDIALLRSSLLIVLGLAGLALFFYIDALKPRSRLFPSGLFSWRTPVGAGMTMVAAFSVATCSFGVYGPLLLTSLHDIPLLTTGYIIAAESIAWSILSILVANAPPRRERLIIVVGALMIAAGIAGFAYTIPLGSIPLILICALLQGGGFGIAWPFLTRVIVASAPDDEQTIASAAVPTMQRIGYAVGAALAGIVANATGFSQGLNHDAAANVASWLFLAFVPLGILGCLAALRASATNRPLEAIG, from the coding sequence ATGACTGAAATCAGCACAAACAGGGTCGACTGGCGCGCATTGTGGGCGAGCGGTGACCTGGCGCGCTTCTGCTTCATCAGCCTCGGCATCCTGCTGCACGCCACCAACGAGACGATGGTGGCGACCGTCATGCCGGCCATGGTCGGCGAACTGGCCGGCGTGCAGCTCGTCGGCTGGTCGCTGGCGATCTACGAACTTGGCGCCATTGTCGCCGGTGCCGCGGCCGGACGGCTGGTGAGCTATGTGGCGCTGCGCACCAACATGGTGGTCGCAGCCCTTCTCTATGCGGCCGGCGCGCTGATCTGCGCCACCTCGCCTTCCATGCAACTGTTCCTGGCCGGTCGCCTGATCGAGGGGCTGGGCGGCGGCGCGCTGGTGTCGCTCGCCTTCGTCTCGGTCGAACGGCTGTTTTCGCGCGCCATCTGGCCGCAGCTTTTCGGCATCATGTCGGCGATCTGGGGCGTCGCGGCCTTCAGCGGCCCGTTGCTCGGCGCGATCATGACCGAATTCCTGTCCTGGCGCTGGGCCTTCGGCGTCTTCACCCTCGGCGGCACCACCATGGCGCTGGCAAGCTTCCTCGTGCTCAACACACCGGAGGCGAAGAAGCCCATCACGAGCGCGGGCAAAGTGCCACCCTTCCCGTTCGCCGCCCTTGCCTGCCTTGCCGTCGCCGTGGTGCTGATCGCCTCGGCCGGCGTCGACATCGCCTTGCTGCGCTCGTCGCTGCTGATCGTGCTTGGCCTCGCCGGCCTGGCGCTGTTCTTCTATATCGACGCGCTGAAGCCGCGCTCCCGGCTGTTCCCGTCGGGCCTGTTCTCGTGGCGCACGCCGGTCGGCGCCGGCATGACCATGGTCGCGGCCTTTTCCGTCGCGACCTGCTCCTTCGGCGTCTACGGGCCGCTGCTTTTGACCAGCCTGCACGACATTCCGCTCTTGACCACCGGCTACATCATCGCCGCCGAATCGATCGCCTGGTCGATCCTGTCGATCCTGGTCGCCAACGCGCCGCCGCGGCGCGAGCGGCTGATCATCGTCGTCGGCGCGCTGATGATCGCGGCCGGCATTGCCGGCTTTGCTTACACGATACCGTTGGGTTCCATCCCGCTGATCCTGATATGCGCCCTGTTGCAGGGCGGCGGCTTCGGCATTGCCTGGCCATTCCTGACCCGTGTCATCGTCGCTTCCGCCCCGGACGACGAACAGACCATCGCCTCGGCCGCGGTGCCGACCATGCAGCGCATCGGCTATGCGGTGGGCGCCGCCCTTGCCGGCATCGTCGCCAATGCCACCGGCTTTTCGCAAGGGCTGAACCATGACGCGGCGGCCAATGTCGCGAGCTGGCTGTTTCTTGCTTTCGTGCCGCTTGGCATCCTCGGCTGTCTTGCCGCTTTGCGGGCGTCGGCCACGAACCGGCCATTGGAAGCCATCGGCTGA
- a CDS encoding two component transcriptional regulator, with translation MTNTNVRILVVDDEPPIRKLLRVGLGSQGYAVSEAPNAKAAIELMEQEKPDLVLLDLGLPGMSGHELLRKWRDDGLDIPVVILSSRTDEAGIVNALELGADDYVTKPFGMNELVARIRVALRHKFQQQGEKPVFQSGDLSVDLVKRIVKVEGKEIKLSPKEYDILRILVQHAGKVLTHHFILKQIWGDSTDVQYLRVYVRQLRQKIEKTPDQPRYITTETGVGYRLRVD, from the coding sequence TCGTCGATGACGAGCCGCCGATCCGCAAGTTGTTGCGCGTCGGCCTCGGCAGCCAGGGCTATGCGGTCAGCGAGGCGCCGAACGCCAAGGCGGCGATCGAGCTGATGGAACAGGAAAAGCCGGACCTGGTGCTGCTCGATCTCGGCCTGCCCGGCATGAGCGGCCATGAGCTGCTGCGCAAATGGCGTGACGACGGCCTCGACATTCCCGTCGTCATCCTCTCCAGCCGCACCGACGAGGCCGGCATCGTCAATGCGCTCGAACTCGGCGCCGACGATTATGTCACCAAGCCGTTCGGCATGAACGAACTGGTGGCGCGCATCCGCGTGGCGCTGCGGCACAAATTCCAGCAGCAGGGCGAGAAGCCGGTCTTCCAGAGCGGCGACCTCAGCGTCGATCTGGTCAAGCGCATCGTCAAGGTCGAGGGCAAGGAGATAAAACTCTCGCCGAAGGAATACGACATATTGCGCATCCTGGTGCAGCATGCCGGCAAGGTGCTGACCCACCATTTCATCCTGAAGCAGATCTGGGGCGATTCGACCGACGTGCAATATCTCAGGGTCTATGTCAGGCAGCTCCGGCAGAAGATCGAGAAGACCCCCGACCAGCCGCGCTACATCACCACCGAGACCGGTGTCGGCTATCGGCTGCGTGTCGACTGA